The sequence below is a genomic window from Candidatus Brocadiaceae bacterium.
CACGCACGAGCCGGCCGCCGGGCTCCAGTTCCACCACCGCGACGTCGCGGGCTGCCGCGCGCCGGAAGTCATACTCGCGCAGCCGGTACTTGCGTGCGTACGCCGTGTCGTTCAGAAGCAGGTTCGCGGCCGTCTCGCCCTCCAGAACCCGCCCCTGAATCTGCTGCTCCTGCGCCATCCGGGGCGCAACCCCCTCGCGCACGGCGAACACGCCCGCGCTGACCAGCGCCGTCCACACGAAGATGGGCGCCACCACCCGATGCACGCTCGTGCCGCACGCCTTGAGCGCCATCAACTCGCCCGACCGCGCCATGGCCACCAGCAGCATCCCCGCCGCCAGCAGGATCACGCCCGGCGCCAGCTCGACCAGGAACAGGGGGACAACGTGGGAGTAGTACCTCACCAGTGCGCGTCCCCCGCCCGCCGCGTCGCCGTCCGGCAACTCGTCCAGCCGCTTCAGCACGTCGAAGCTGACGTACAGCAACGTGATCACCAGCGCGGTCCCGAGAGCCCGCGTGAGGAATGCGACGCTGACGTACCGGTCGATCTTCTTGAACAGCATAGGCGGAATCCGTTGCGGCGGCCCCGCGAGCCGGCAGAAGCACACGATCTCCTTGCCGGAATTCTATCGGACGGGACCGCTCGAAGCAACCGGCGCGCCCCCCCCCGGCACCGCACGCCGGACCCCCGGCGCCACGCAAGCGGGCGGCCATGCACGCCTCCCATGGGAGCGTGCGGAACGGCCCGCATTGTGGTATAATGACGCGATGAGCCGTTCGGGGGCGCAGGCAGCCGCGCTGCCCGCCCCGTCTGGGCATGCGGCAGTGGAGGAAAGTCCGAACTCCATAGGGCAGGGCGGTGGATAACGTCCACCGGGAGCAATCCCAGGGAAAGTGCCACAGAAAACATACCGCCCCGGCCGATGGCCGGAGCAAGGGTGAAAAGGTGGGGTCGCCGCAAGGCGACTTAATGTAAGAGCCCACCGCCTCGGCGGTGACGTCGAGGGCAGGGCAAACCCCGCCCGGAGCAAGGCCGAATAGGGGAGGATGAGGTCGCCCGCCTCGCCACAACTCCCGGGTTGGCCGCTTGAGCGCGCCGGCAACGGCGTGGCCAGATGAATGGCTGCCGCCCCCGCGTGCGAACGCGTGGGGTCACAGGATTCGGCTTACGCGCCCCCGTACGGCTCACCCGCGGCGCGCCCGTCCCGCACGGCGGGGAGGGCGCCCGACGGGCCCCTGTGTTCACGTGCGGCATCGCGACCGCGCAGAGAGGCGACGATGGAACGGCTATGGGCCCCCTGGCGCCTGGACTACGTCGGGCGGGAGGACAAGAAGGGCGACGGAGGCTGCTTCCTCTGCACCGCCGCGCAGAGTGTCCAGGACGGCCCGCACCGCGTCCTGTGGCGGGGCCGCACCTGCTTCGCCATCCTGAACCGCTATCCCTACAACAACGGCCACCTGATGGTCGCCCCCAACGAGCACAAAAGCTCCCTGGCGGAACTGACCGACGAGGAGCGGCTCGAGCACCTCGACCTGATCGTCCGCTGCCAGGCCGGCCTGACGCGGACCGTCCGCCCGGCCGGCTTCAACGTCGGGCTCAACCTCGGCGCCGCCGCCGGAGCCGGTCTGGCCGATCACCTGCACTGGCACATCGTTCCACGCTGGACGGGCGACACGAACTTCATGCCCGTCCTGGCCGATACGAAGATCATCCCCCAGTCCCTGGACCAGCTCTGGCGGATGCTGCGCCAGACCGCTGCGGACTGACCGGCCCCGGGAGGCGCACGTGACCCGAGAGGAGATGGAACGCCGCGAAGCCCAGCCCCTGGCCCCGTACGCCATGCGGAGCGCCGAGTCCGCCGGGCGCGTCTACGACGAACCCGAGGCCGAGTACCGCACGCGCTACCAGCGCGACCGCGACCGCATCATCCACTGCAAGGCCTTCCGCCGGCTGGAGTACAAGACCCAGGTCTTCCTCAACCACGAGGGCGACCACTACCGCACCCGGCTCACCCATACCATCGAAGTCGCCCAGATCGCCCGCACCATCGCCCGCGCCCTGTGCCTGAACGAAGACCTGACCGAGGCCATCGCCATGGCCCATGACCTCGGCCACACGCCGTTCGGCCACTCCGGCGAAGAAGCACTCCGGGACCTGATGGCCGAGCACGGAGGCTTCGAGCACAACGCCCAGGGCCTCCGTGTCGTCGACCTGCTGGAGCGCCAGTACCCCCAGTTCCCCGGCCTGAACCTGACCCGCGAAGTGCGCGAATCCATCGCCAAACACAGCACCCGCTGGGACAGCCCCTGCGACCATGCATTCTCCCCGGGGCCGTCCCTGCTCGAGGCCCAGGTGGTGGAACTGGCCGACTCCATCGCCTACGACAACCACGACCTGCAGGACGGCCTGGAAGCGCGCATCCTGACCCGGCAGAAGCTCTCCGACCTGGGCCTCTGGAGCGAGGCCGAGCAGGCCGTGCGCGAACGTTACGGGCGCATGGGCATGCAGCAGCTCTGCAAGCAGACCATCCGCCACCTCGTCAACCTCTTCGTCACCGACGCGGTCCAGGCCACCCGCCGCGAAATCAAGGCCCGCGCCCTGACCTCCTGGCAGGACGCCGCCCGGCAGGACGGCAACCTCGTGCGCCTCAGCCCCGAGTTGGAACGGCGCAAGGCCGAGCTGGAGGACTTCCTCTACCGCGTCCTGTATGCCGACTACCGCGTGCTGCGTCTGACCGTCAGCGCGCGGCGGTTCGTCTGCAGGGTCTTCCAGGCATTCGTCGACGACCCGCGCCAGCTCCCGCCGCAGCACCGCCGGCGCGCCGACGAACACGGGATCCACCGGGCCGTCTGCGACTACGTGGCCGGCATGACGGACCGGTTTGCACAGAACACCTACGCCCAGCTCTTCCATCCATATCAGAAACTCTCGTGACGGATGCCCGCGCGCCACAGGAGCCGTTTTTGACACGGCGGGCTCCTGCGCTATAATGAGGCGGCGTGGGGAGTAAGGGCCCGAGCCCCGGTGGGTGGCCCTGCGGGTCGGGACAGGGGAGCGTCGCACATGGGACTCTGGGTCTTCCGGGCGCTGTTCATGCTGGCTTCGGCCGGCACTGCGTACTCGATCGGCCTGGCCACCGACCACCCCTTCGGCGCCCTGCTGCTCGGCATCATCATCAGCCTCGGCATCATCCTGGCCGAGTGGTTCGTCAGCCGCGGCCCCATCGCCCTGATCTCCTCCATCGTCTTCGGCTGCCTCATCGGCATGCTCTTCGCCACCATCACCGTCTCCGTCGTCGGCCTCGCCGTCGAACGGGAAGTGATGGACGAGATCCGCGACGGCCTCACCGGCGCGCTCATCGTGGCCTTCAGCTACCTCGGCATCGCCTTCATCTACAACAGCCGCGACAAGTTCAACCTCATCGTGCCCTACGTCGAATTCCGCAAGGAACAGAAGGGCGCCTCCCCCGTCGTACTCGACACCAGCGTCGTCATCGACGGCCGTATCGCCGACATCGTCGGCACCAGCATCATCGACGCCCCCATCGTGGTGCCCCAGCTCGTCCTGCGCGAACTGCATCAGATCGCCGATTCGGGCGACAAGCTCCGGCGCGAGCGCGGCCGCCTCGGCCTGGAAACCCTCAACCGCCTGCGCGCCGCCCCCGGCGTCGACGTCCGCGTCCAGGACCTCGGCATCGATGGCGACGACCGGCCGGTCGACGAGCAACTCGTCCGCATCGCCAAGGCACTCCACGGCCGGCTCATGACCATGGACTACAACCTGAACCGGCTCGCCGGCGTCGAGGGCATCCGCGTCGTCAACCTCAACGAACTCTCCAACGCCGTCAAGCCCATCGTG
It includes:
- a CDS encoding YjgP/YjgQ family permease, with amino-acid sequence MLFKKIDRYVSVAFLTRALGTALVITLLYVSFDVLKRLDELPDGDAAGGGRALVRYYSHVVPLFLVELAPGVILLAAGMLLVAMARSGELMALKACGTSVHRVVAPIFVWTALVSAGVFAVREGVAPRMAQEQQIQGRVLEGETAANLLLNDTAYARKYRLREYDFRRAAARDVAVVELEPGGRLVRVLQAASAHWTPGSVRLQAVAIDEFDPATGRAIGSDLLPEVVLPTDIGRAELLAASQEGKAGPPTQTVSDLRRAAREYPTVPYFRVALHGRLAGVFTPFILLLIGLPCMVGFERSVNSRFLGAILSIAVAAGLYTLTFVFSSMGYTGSLNTALAGWLPTVLAGALGLWLFEAMLT
- a CDS encoding HIT domain-containing protein → MERLWAPWRLDYVGREDKKGDGGCFLCTAAQSVQDGPHRVLWRGRTCFAILNRYPYNNGHLMVAPNEHKSSLAELTDEERLEHLDLIVRCQAGLTRTVRPAGFNVGLNLGAAAGAGLADHLHWHIVPRWTGDTNFMPVLADTKIIPQSLDQLWRMLRQTAAD
- a CDS encoding deoxyguanosinetriphosphate triphosphohydrolase codes for the protein MERREAQPLAPYAMRSAESAGRVYDEPEAEYRTRYQRDRDRIIHCKAFRRLEYKTQVFLNHEGDHYRTRLTHTIEVAQIARTIARALCLNEDLTEAIAMAHDLGHTPFGHSGEEALRDLMAEHGGFEHNAQGLRVVDLLERQYPQFPGLNLTREVRESIAKHSTRWDSPCDHAFSPGPSLLEAQVVELADSIAYDNHDLQDGLEARILTRQKLSDLGLWSEAEQAVRERYGRMGMQQLCKQTIRHLVNLFVTDAVQATRREIKARALTSWQDAARQDGNLVRLSPELERRKAELEDFLYRVLYADYRVLRLTVSARRFVCRVFQAFVDDPRQLPPQHRRRADEHGIHRAVCDYVAGMTDRFAQNTYAQLFHPYQKLS
- a CDS encoding PIN/TRAM domain-containing protein: MGLWVFRALFMLASAGTAYSIGLATDHPFGALLLGIIISLGIILAEWFVSRGPIALISSIVFGCLIGMLFATITVSVVGLAVEREVMDEIRDGLTGALIVAFSYLGIAFIYNSRDKFNLIVPYVEFRKEQKGASPVVLDTSVVIDGRIADIVGTSIIDAPIVVPQLVLRELHQIADSGDKLRRERGRLGLETLNRLRAAPGVDVRVQDLGIDGDDRPVDEQLVRIAKALHGRLMTMDYNLNRLAGVEGIRVVNLNELSNAVKPIVVPDEHLSVKLVKRGEQPGQAVGYLPDGTMVIVEEAAHLIGREATVVVRNSITRPTGRMIFAQIPKEPPA